AAGAGTTATGAAATGTTGCACTTAACTGTGTGATCTCTGATCGTTTCTGATTTGCCTTTAAGTCTTTCATATTTTGAGCCTGTAAGCAGCTGACAAATGCTCCAGCCTGTCTTGTCTTCTTCACGACACTTTCGAATAAGCTGAGAATGGCTGACAATTCATTTATATCACCGGTATGCTTAGGACTGGTAAAGGACTTGACCTGTTCATGAAAAGCAGACAATTCTTCTCTGATCATATTCAAATAGGAAGCAAACTCTTCTGAATGGCTCCCTCCTTTAAAGAACACATCCAGATTCCAGGTTTCTTTTAAATTATTTAGTGTCATACCTATTCTCCCTTCTCGACTATTCTTTTTATTATAAGCTAATTATGAAAATATTGTTAGAAAGAAAAAGAGCCTCCGACTAAGTCAGAAGCTCAACTGTTTCTTAATTTTTTTACAAATCTGTCTGTCGCCAATAAACCCAGCAGGCAAAGAACCATTAAAATGGGCGGCAAATACCGATTGATTTCTCCATCCACATGCTGTGTCTGTTGAATCGGATCTTCTTCTTTCGGTTCATGTTTATTGTCAATTGCCAGCTGCATCGAATTTATTATCCGGCCATCTTCTCCCAGTATATTCAGCTTACCAGAGCTATCTACACGTTCGGAAAGGGTTTCGTTTTTTTTCTTCGTGATCATTAAATCACTTGGCAGTTTGGCGCTGTCTGCCGATTCTGTCGAGAAGGATTCACCTTGAACATATTTTTTGGTTTCAAAGCCTTTGAAGCCGTAATCAAGGAGCTGCATCGTATCCTTGTACATGAAGTTTTTTTGATCAGCCTTCAACACGACTGCGATGAGATCTAAATTGTCTCTTTTGGCTGTCGTAACAAGGGTGTGCTTAGATTCGTTCACAAAGCCATTTTTACCGCCTGTAATTCCCGCATAAGAAATTTCCCCTGTAAGCATCCGGTGGTGATTAACCAGTGTCGTATCCCATGATTTTCCGTTCCATGGGAGTTTTTTTGTTTGAAAAATTTCTCTGAACCCGTCATTTTTCATTGCATACGCGGTGATTTTCGCCATGTCTTCTGAGGTTGTATAATGATCTTCATGAAAAAGTCCGCTTGGATTCATAAAATTCGTCTGAGAAACGCCTATTCTCTCATGGAGGTAAGCATTAATATCTTTTGAAAATTGATCAGGATTACCGCTGACATATTCCGCTACGGCCATTGCAGCGTCATTGCCTGAGTTGATCAGCATGCCTTGAATCAATTGCTTCAATTTCATATGTTCTCCTTCTTCAAGATACACCTTCGTTCCATCCATATTTGCCGCATTGGCACTCACGGTAACTTTATCTTCAAGATTCGCTTTTTCAATAGCATAAATAGCCGTTGCAATCTTAGTTATACTCGCGGGGTACATTTTTTTTCCGCTGTTTTTTTGGAATATAATATCCCCTGACTTCGCATCCATCAAAATAGCAGATTCACTTTCTAACACAGGCTCTTTCTCAGCTGCACCTGCCTGCTTTTGAATTCCTGCTGCAAATAGTAGGACGATAAGTAGAAGAATGGATCGTATAAAGAACATGGAATCACCTGTATATGTAAAAGTTTCGAAAAAGTCTATATTTCCCTCTTAAATCTTATCAGTCCCGAATGGTAGATTTCAATGGAATTCGGAAGTTTTATAGGTCTTTTACCAGGAATCAAACATGCAAATTATAATAACATAGTAAAAAACGACCTATAAAGGCCGTTTTTACCAATTATATTCTATTTTAAGACTCCTCTTCTTTTTGACTAAGCGTAACACTGAATGTTTGTTTCTTGCCTTCACGAAGAACATCCATCGTGACCTTATCGCCAATTTTAGTTTCTTTATATAAAATATTTTTTAAATCACCAGTGTTTGTGACTGATTTGCCGTTAATTCCTACAATAACGTCGCCGGACTTAATTCCTGCTTTTTGAGCCGCAGACCCGGACTGCACATCATCTATATACGCGCCTTTATTCAGCTGATCCCCAAAGAGGCCGAGTGTGCCTTCTTGATAGTTTTGCGGAACCCTCTCCATATCTAACATACTTACTCCAAGAAACGGCCGTTCAACGTTTCCTTTTTCAAGGAGTTCATCTACAATTGGCTGCAGATCATTGCTTGGAATAGCGAAGCCTATCGACTCTACTCCGGTTTCGCTGATTTTCAAACTGTTAATGCCAATGACCTGTCCATCGCTATTAATCAAGGGACCTCCGCTGTTTCCAGCATTAATCGCCGCATCGGTTTGCAGCACGTTCATTTCCCAGCTTCCTTGCGAGGTCGAAACATCCACCGACCGGTTGATTCCACTAATAATACCTTCAGTTACAGTTCTGGAAAAGTCGTGTCCAAGCGGATTTCCGATGGCAATGA
This window of the Bacillus gobiensis genome carries:
- a CDS encoding D-alanyl-D-alanine carboxypeptidase family protein, producing the protein MFFIRSILLLIVLLFAAGIQKQAGAAEKEPVLESESAILMDAKSGDIIFQKNSGKKMYPASITKIATAIYAIEKANLEDKVTVSANAANMDGTKVYLEEGEHMKLKQLIQGMLINSGNDAAMAVAEYVSGNPDQFSKDINAYLHERIGVSQTNFMNPSGLFHEDHYTTSEDMAKITAYAMKNDGFREIFQTKKLPWNGKSWDTTLVNHHRMLTGEISYAGITGGKNGFVNESKHTLVTTAKRDNLDLIAVVLKADQKNFMYKDTMQLLDYGFKGFETKKYVQGESFSTESADSAKLPSDLMITKKKNETLSERVDSSGKLNILGEDGRIINSMQLAIDNKHEPKEEDPIQQTQHVDGEINRYLPPILMVLCLLGLLATDRFVKKLRNS